In Quercus robur chromosome 11, dhQueRobu3.1, whole genome shotgun sequence, the following proteins share a genomic window:
- the LOC126705262 gene encoding zinc finger BED domain-containing protein RICESLEEPER 1-like, with the protein MSLREWGIDGIFTLTVDNASSNLTTIKFLQRVTKDWNGAVLGNEYMHMRCCAHILNLIVGEGLKEIDAYVAKVREAVRTKEDSGGLGSPCMTDFQNCRAFVTFLRLFYNATKKFSGSLYVTSNAFYDEIFVIQESISNLVKSQNTLLKSTATNMQTKFEKYWGEGEKINPLLYVAVVFDPRKKLRFLKFSFSEIYGNAVAEVMVDKVKDLLFKLYNFYTSIHSPNVQDQSGSERTELETDANDPYVMVHSRYERFLQVEQSVGCNNELERYLAENCDGRKDANFEILEWWRDNCNRYQVLSKVVKDVLAVPVSTVASESAFSTGGRIVDPFRSALSPLMVQNLVCSQNWLQATVPISHRQSRDDVEALEKELLDLVLNQQPTANTSSSKGSTSGFMGVKQFTA; encoded by the exons ATGTCATTGCGTGAGTGGGGTATTGATGGGATATTCACCTTGACGGTGGATAATGCTAGTTcaaatttaacaacaattaaatttttgcaaaGGGTGACTAAAGATTGGAATGGGGCAGTTTTAGGAAATGAGTACATGCACATGAGGTGTTGTGCCCATATCCTAAATCTCATTGTGGGGGAGGGTTTAAAAGAGATAGATGCATATGTTGCTAAGGTGCGTGAAGCTGTGAG GACCAAGGAAGATAGTGGTGGTTTAGGGTCTCCATGTATGACTGATTTCCAAAATTGTAGGGCATTTGTGACTTTCTTAAGGTTGTTTTATAATGCAACAAAGAAATTTTCTGGTTCATTGTATGTTACTTCAAATGCCTTCTATGATGAGATATTTGTTATTCAGGAGAGTATTTCCAATTTAGTTAAATCCCAAAACACTCTCTTGAAAAGCACAGCCACAAACATGCAAACTAAGTTTGAGAAGTATTGGGGGGAAGGGGAGAAAATTAATCCTCTTTTGTATGTGGCTGTGGTCTTTGATCCACgaaaaaaattgaggtttttgaagttttcattttctgaaatttatggGAATGCAGTTGCAGAAGTGATGGTTGATAAGGTGAAAGATCTTTTGTTtaagttgtataatttttacaCTTCTATTCATTCACCAAATGTGCAAGATCAAAGTGGGAGTGAGAGGACAGAATTAGAAACTGATGCTAATGATCCATATGTGATGGTTCACTCGCGATATGAACGTTTTTTGCAAGTTGAGCAATCTGTAGGTTGTAATAATGAGCTTGAGAGGTATTTGGCTGAAAACTGTGATGGTAGAAAGGATGCAAATTTTGAGATATTGGAGTGGTGGAGGGACAATTGTAATAGGTACCAAGTGTTGTCTAAAGTAGTTAAGGATGTGCTGGCTGTGCCAGTTTCCACTGTTGCATCTGAGTCAGCATTTAGCACTGGAGGTCGAATTGTTGATCCATTTCGAAGTGCACTATCTCCTCTCATGGTTCAAAACCTTGTatgttcacaaaattggcttcaaGCCACAGTTCCAATTTCTCATCGCCAATCAAGGGATGATGTTGAGGCATTGGAGAAGGAGTTACTTGACTTAG ttttaaatCAACAACCAACAGCAAATACCAGCTCAAGCAAGGGTTCCACTTCAG GTTTTATGGGTGTTAAGCAGTTTACTGCCTAG
- the LOC126705263 gene encoding uncharacterized protein LOC126705263 has protein sequence MGENLSSKGAIRGSAYFLQTEIERNFKGNEASSSNPTQLHSFWNGIWSGQVLPKIKTFVWRACNDSLPTRTKLLERKFLHSFSCVLYNEEAETCDHLFLECSFAQAVWLQSPLLNDYRCYPKMKFIDAMNAAIKKLSAPVFDTLCIACWMIWKCRNKAVFNNVAPSHHELWSRADLYRLEFVEVQQKNLQESSLKASRWNPP, from the exons ATGGGTGAGAACTTATCAAGCAAGGGAGCCATTAGAGG AAGTGCATACTTTTTGCAAACTGAGattgaaagaaattttaaagGTAATGAAGCTTCATCCTCCAACCCAACTCAGCTTCACTCATTCTGGAATGGCATTTGGTCTGGTCAAGTTCTACCCAAGATCAAAACATTTGTCTGGAGAGCATGCAATGACAGCTTACCTACTCGGACTAAGCTGCTTGAAAGGAAGTTTCTGCACTCTTTCTCTTGTGTTCTCTATAATGAGGAAGCTGAAACTTGTGATCATCTCTTTTTAGAATGTTCATTTGCCCAAGCCGTTTGGCTGCAATCTCCTCTGCTGAATGATTACAGGTGCTATCCGAAGATGAAATTCATTGATGCAATGAATGCTGCCATCAAGAAATTATCTGCTCCAGTCTTTGACACTTTGTGTATAGCTTGCTGGATGATTTGGAAATGCAGGAATAAAGCTGTTTTTAATAACGTTGCTCCTTCTCATCATGAGTTATGGTCTCGGGCAGATCTGTACAGACTAGAGTTTGTGGAAGTGCAGCagaaaaatttgcaggaaagcAGTTTGAAGGCATCAAGGTGGAATCCTCCTTAG
- the LOC126705264 gene encoding uncharacterized protein LOC126705264 has translation MFTNASTSSVQHVINHVREVVTSDMNDTLLVEFTHDEVKRALFQMHPTKALGPDGTDVSNAILDCINSGNILHSINFSHITLIPKRKNLEIMSHLQPISLCNVIFTKVLANRLKLILGSIIYECQSAFVANRMIIDNNLISFETLHYMKSKCQGNTTHVALKLDMSKAYDMVEWDYLKALMLKMGFHQKWVDLIMVGVSSVSYSVLVNGAPSGFIKPSRGIR, from the exons ATGTTTACCAATGCTTCTACTAGTTCTGTCCAACATGTAATTAATCACGTTCGTGAAGTTGTTACCTCGGATATGAATGACACTTTATTGGTTGAGTTCACTCATGATGAGGTAAAGAGAGCTTTATTCCAAATGCATCCTACAAAAGCACTGGGACCTGACG GTACTGATGTCTCTAATGCAATTCTTGATTGTATAAATTCTGGTAACATCTTGCATAGCATTAACTTCTCTCATATAACTCtgattccaaaaagaaaaaatctggAGATTATGTCTCATTTACAGCCAATAAGCCTTTGCAATGTCATTTTCACCAAAGTTTTAGCTAACAGGCTTAAGTTGATTCTGGGGAGCATTATATATGAATGTCAAAGTGCTTTTGTAGCAAATAGAATGATCATAGATAATAATCTCATCTCCTTCGAGACTTTGCATTATATGAAATCCAAATGTCAAGGGAACACTACACATGTGGCGTTAAAGCTTGACATGAGCAAAGCTTACGACATGGTTGAATGGGATTATCTAAAGGCTTTGATGTTGAAGATGGGGTTTCATCAGAAATGGGTTGATTTGATCATGGTAGGGGTCTCATCTGTATCTTACTCGGTGTTGGTAAATGGAGCACCTTCAGGTTTTATCAAACCTTCTAGAGGCATTCGCTAA